One window of Chloroflexota bacterium genomic DNA carries:
- the rpmD gene encoding 50S ribosomal protein L30, which translates to MGKLHITWFKSDIGYPRDQRATLKALGFHRLHQSVKHDDSPSMRGMVTKVKHLVKVEEVEE; encoded by the coding sequence GTGGGTAAACTACATATTACCTGGTTCAAGAGTGATATTGGCTACCCCAGGGATCAAAGGGCGACTCTCAAAGCCCTGGGGTTCCATCGTTTGCATCAGAGTGTAAAACACGATGATTCTCCCTCGATGCGTGGTATGGTTACCAAAGTAAAACATCTGGTTAAAGTGGAAGAGGTGGAGGAGTAG
- the rplO gene encoding 50S ribosomal protein L15 gives MVRQNELAPSPGSRRKRKRVGRGLGSGHGRYSGKGAKGQKARSGPGIHPYFEGGQLPLVKRLPGKRGFTNIFKTEYSVVNVGKLNIFEPESVVGRLELVRARLIKSANRPLKILGGGDLDRALVVRADRVSTAAKEKIEAAGGRVEAGSATEAG, from the coding sequence GTGGTTAGGCAGAATGAGCTAGCACCTTCACCTGGTTCAAGACGTAAGAGAAAGCGTGTTGGCCGCGGATTGGGCAGTGGCCACGGTAGATATTCAGGGAAAGGCGCAAAGGGACAGAAAGCGCGCAGTGGGCCTGGTATCCACCCATACTTTGAAGGTGGGCAACTCCCTTTAGTGAAGCGTTTACCTGGTAAGCGTGGTTTCACCAATATATTTAAGACTGAATACTCTGTTGTTAATGTAGGCAAGCTCAACATTTTTGAGCCTGAGAGTGTGGTAGGGCGTCTTGAATTGGTAAGAGCTAGACTGATCAAATCGGCCAACAGACCACTAAAGATCTTGGGTGGTGGTGATCTGGATCGTGCTCTTGTGGTAAGGGCTGATAGGGTCTCGACTGCTGCAAAAGAGAAGATTGAGGCAGCAGGTGGGAGAGTGGAGGCAGGAAGTGCAACAGAGGCAGGCTAG